In the Natronogracilivirga saccharolytica genome, one interval contains:
- a CDS encoding hemolysin family protein, with protein sequence MDFLLPYYILLSDSRLFAAAEGSTFDTLLTNPVDFVVLITVIILGLIFSAFFSGSEVAFFSLDKKVDRETIEEAKKDAALGRVLYMLDKPRQLLATILIGNTFANIITAVGAAVLTGRLVAFIGLPQVVVFAVEIMVLTFAIVILAEITPKLLALNKPMMVSRKLSALLYVFFVLFAPLSRFISFATRFLEKNVPRPTDNISSDDLKTIAEVGELHGSIHGDEREIIENVIEFGNTYVREIMTSRVNISAISTENTLQEVLDLIREKSISRLPLYEQHLDNIIGIIHSKDLLPYINTDLGQTTINWRTLARKALFIPTTKKLDDLLRDFQKEKTHIAIVVDEYGGTEGVITLDDVLEEIIGEITDEYTEPVELFTRKKSGNYIFDAKIDLDDMADILSMDLTTDEDEYETLGGLIYHLLERIPEEGESIEFKGMELTVNEMDNNRLSKVEVKVLDEGNSKDDGEETV encoded by the coding sequence TTGGATTTTCTATTACCGTACTACATTCTGCTGTCCGATAGCCGCTTATTTGCTGCTGCGGAGGGAAGTACGTTTGATACACTGCTCACAAATCCGGTGGACTTTGTCGTCCTTATAACTGTCATCATACTTGGTCTCATTTTTTCGGCATTTTTCTCGGGGTCGGAAGTTGCTTTTTTTTCACTCGATAAAAAGGTGGACCGTGAAACCATTGAGGAGGCAAAAAAAGATGCTGCGCTTGGAAGGGTATTATACATGCTCGACAAACCAAGGCAGTTGCTGGCTACGATCCTGATAGGCAATACTTTTGCCAACATCATTACAGCAGTTGGTGCGGCAGTGCTGACCGGAAGGCTGGTCGCATTCATCGGCTTGCCTCAGGTAGTAGTATTTGCAGTTGAAATCATGGTGTTAACATTTGCCATTGTTATCTTGGCGGAAATAACACCCAAGTTGCTTGCGCTGAACAAACCGATGATGGTATCCAGAAAACTGAGTGCGCTTCTGTATGTGTTTTTTGTGCTTTTTGCACCACTCTCCCGGTTTATTTCATTTGCGACGCGATTTCTGGAAAAGAATGTTCCGCGGCCGACTGACAATATTTCATCCGATGATCTCAAGACCATTGCTGAGGTAGGTGAGCTGCACGGATCTATTCACGGCGATGAAAGAGAGATCATTGAAAATGTCATCGAATTCGGGAATACGTACGTGCGTGAAATAATGACTTCCCGGGTCAATATTTCAGCCATTTCAACGGAAAATACACTTCAGGAAGTCCTGGACCTGATCAGGGAAAAAAGTATTTCCCGATTGCCGCTCTATGAGCAGCATCTCGATAACATTATCGGGATCATCCATTCCAAAGATCTACTGCCGTATATAAATACGGATTTGGGTCAGACAACCATCAACTGGCGGACACTGGCCCGCAAAGCGCTGTTCATTCCAACGACGAAAAAGCTGGATGATTTGCTCCGTGATTTCCAGAAAGAAAAGACTCACATAGCTATTGTTGTTGATGAATACGGCGGAACGGAAGGGGTCATTACACTCGATGATGTTCTTGAGGAAATAATTGGCGAGATAACGGATGAATACACCGAGCCTGTTGAACTGTTCACAAGAAAAAAATCAGGCAACTATATTTTTGATGCAAAAATTGATCTGGATGACATGGCAGACATTCTGTCCATGGATCTGACTACAGACGAAGATGAATACGAAACGCTTGGCGGCTTGATTTATCACCTGCTTGAACGCATTCCGGAGGAGGGGGAATCCATAGAATTTAAAGGAATGGAACTTACTGTCAACGAAATGGACAACAATCGCTTGTCCAAGGTAGAGGTGAAAGTGCTTGATGAAGGTAACAGTAAGGATGACGGCGAAGAAACAGTATAA
- the purB gene encoding adenylosuccinate lyase: MIERYAREKMASVWTEEQQFQAWLDVELAACKAWSRLGVIPEEDVQKLFKHAGFDIERIHEIEKETRHDVVAFTRAVSETLGDEKKWVHYGLTSTDVVDTALGLRLRKANEIIRNGLDYIIDVLADKAREHKNTVMMGRTHGIHAEPTTFGLKCALWFEEMKRNRTRFDQASEAVEFGKLSGAVGTFANIPPEVESYTCELLGLSPAPVSTQTLQRDRHAHYMSVLALIGSSLEKIAVEIRHLQRTEVREAEEQFKKGQKGSSAMPHKRNPVSSENITGCARVLRGYMTTAFENIALWHERDISHSSAERIIIPDALILLDYMLHRFAGVVSNLVVYPENMRANIDKTHGVVFSQQLLLKLVEKGMSREQAYDIVQPLAMDAWENRKPFRELVEKSDEITSVLGKNELEKVFDLNYHIRNVDIIFDRAGL; this comes from the coding sequence ATGATTGAAAGATACGCTCGTGAGAAAATGGCGTCGGTTTGGACCGAAGAACAACAGTTTCAGGCATGGCTTGATGTAGAGCTGGCTGCATGCAAGGCCTGGAGCAGATTGGGTGTTATACCTGAAGAGGATGTGCAAAAGCTTTTTAAACATGCCGGATTTGATATTGAACGTATTCATGAAATTGAAAAAGAGACCCGGCATGATGTGGTGGCTTTTACCAGAGCGGTTTCCGAAACTCTGGGCGATGAAAAAAAGTGGGTCCATTACGGGCTGACATCAACCGATGTTGTTGATACCGCTTTGGGGCTGCGACTGAGAAAAGCGAATGAAATTATCCGGAACGGACTGGATTATATAATTGATGTGCTTGCCGATAAAGCAAGAGAGCACAAGAATACCGTCATGATGGGCCGTACCCATGGCATACATGCTGAGCCAACAACGTTCGGTTTGAAATGTGCGCTTTGGTTTGAAGAAATGAAACGCAACCGAACCCGTTTCGATCAGGCTTCGGAAGCAGTCGAATTCGGAAAACTGTCCGGGGCTGTTGGTACATTCGCAAATATACCACCTGAAGTTGAATCGTATACCTGCGAATTGCTCGGACTGTCACCGGCACCGGTTTCCACTCAGACTCTTCAGAGAGACCGGCATGCACATTACATGTCTGTACTGGCTTTAATCGGTTCCAGCCTGGAGAAAATTGCTGTTGAGATAAGACATCTTCAGCGGACCGAAGTCAGGGAAGCAGAAGAACAGTTTAAAAAAGGGCAAAAAGGCTCGTCTGCCATGCCCCACAAAAGAAATCCGGTCAGCTCCGAAAATATCACCGGCTGCGCCCGGGTGCTCAGGGGATACATGACCACCGCCTTTGAAAACATTGCTCTGTGGCATGAACGTGATATTTCCCATTCATCTGCTGAAAGAATCATCATTCCCGATGCATTGATTTTGCTTGACTATATGCTGCACCGGTTTGCCGGGGTGGTCAGTAATCTTGTTGTGTACCCTGAAAACATGAGGGCCAATATTGATAAAACGCATGGTGTGGTATTCTCGCAGCAACTGCTGCTCAAACTGGTAGAGAAAGGCATGTCCCGGGAGCAGGCATACGATATTGTACAGCCTCTGGCCATGGATGCCTGGGAAAACCGGAAACCATTCCGCGAGCTGGTCGAAAAAAGTGATGAAATCACAAGTGTGCTTGGCAAAAATGAGTTAGAAAAGGTTTTTGATTTAAACTACCATATCCGGAATGTGGATATCATTTTTGACAGAGCCGGCTTATAA
- a CDS encoding class I adenylate-forming enzyme family protein, with product MSHPVTANMIKRSNTVLLTDGRRVMYYRDLPEVLRNAREALPALSKQNRSLGIDITDRWNACLWMIYCWIEGIPFVPFSEMNSEPLDRFHPGGVISSDAAFDIAPKTVKEKPTAETAEDSAKALTAALNEASAEALSKTSSEKSDASSEPAAPSETALLKQTAIRDQKEGIFCGLLTSGSSSRPKKVPLLRSNMIAAARNAFEASPPAGSLWGNCLPLLHAGGIAIVFRALLSGTGIFMWSSFDPEKIIRDVSLHPQITSISLVPTMLKRLTEKAEQSSHENLWDNLNNVLVGGGPADTKVLKKAENLGLPVCFSYGMTETCGQIAAQNKSDARIPGSVGKLFNDHQIRFENEESSSDGSKSASGEILVRGPQVFPGYMSDDILLPDAPLSRNDPWFRTGDYGRMESDGTLFIDNRRSDLIISGGENVSPAEVESKMMSSGFFDDVAITGVADPEWGQRVVALVSPAKGSEGLPNDIIHKASSKLKPHQKPSQYFVVSSLPRNAMGKLDRPKLQKLALKLFSRL from the coding sequence ATGAGCCATCCGGTTACCGCAAATATGATCAAGCGCAGCAATACTGTCTTGCTGACGGACGGACGACGTGTGATGTATTACCGCGATCTGCCTGAAGTCCTCCGGAATGCAAGGGAGGCCCTGCCCGCGCTTTCAAAACAAAACCGTTCTCTGGGAATTGACATAACGGACAGATGGAATGCTTGTCTTTGGATGATTTACTGCTGGATTGAGGGAATACCTTTTGTGCCGTTTAGTGAGATGAACTCCGAACCACTTGACCGTTTTCATCCCGGAGGGGTCATCTCCTCTGATGCTGCCTTCGACATAGCACCGAAAACAGTAAAAGAAAAACCAACAGCAGAAACAGCTGAAGATTCAGCGAAAGCATTAACAGCAGCATTAAATGAAGCATCAGCTGAAGCCTTATCAAAAACGTCTTCAGAAAAATCAGATGCTTCATCAGAACCGGCAGCTCCGTCTGAAACAGCCCTGCTAAAACAAACTGCCATCAGGGATCAAAAAGAGGGCATTTTTTGCGGGCTGCTGACTTCGGGCAGCAGTTCGAGGCCAAAAAAGGTGCCGTTGCTGCGCTCCAATATGATTGCGGCAGCCAGAAACGCTTTTGAAGCATCACCACCCGCCGGATCGCTCTGGGGGAACTGTCTTCCACTTCTTCATGCAGGCGGCATTGCCATTGTATTCCGTGCATTACTATCAGGTACAGGTATATTCATGTGGAGCAGTTTTGATCCGGAAAAAATCATCCGCGATGTCTCACTGCATCCACAAATCACTTCCATTTCACTGGTCCCCACAATGCTGAAGCGTCTCACGGAAAAAGCAGAGCAATCATCTCATGAAAATCTGTGGGATAATCTTAATAACGTTTTGGTTGGAGGTGGACCGGCAGATACAAAAGTGTTGAAAAAAGCCGAAAATTTGGGCCTGCCTGTCTGTTTCAGTTACGGGATGACAGAAACATGCGGACAAATTGCGGCGCAAAACAAGTCCGATGCGCGGATCCCCGGTTCTGTAGGAAAACTGTTCAACGATCACCAGATCCGGTTTGAAAATGAGGAAAGTTCGTCAGACGGGTCGAAAAGCGCTTCAGGCGAAATTCTGGTCAGGGGACCACAGGTTTTCCCCGGGTACATGAGTGATGACATTTTGTTGCCGGATGCACCCTTGAGCAGGAACGACCCATGGTTCCGGACCGGTGACTATGGACGAATGGAGTCTGACGGAACGCTTTTTATCGATAACCGGAGAAGTGACCTGATTATCTCCGGCGGCGAAAATGTAAGTCCGGCAGAAGTGGAAAGTAAAATGATGTCGAGCGGATTTTTTGATGATGTCGCAATAACAGGAGTTGCTGACCCGGAATGGGGACAGCGGGTGGTAGCCCTTGTATCACCTGCGAAAGGTTCTGAAGGTCTTCCGAATGATATCATCCATAAGGCCTCGAGTAAGCTTAAACCCCATCAAAAACCGTCGCAGTATTTTGTTGTATCGTCTCTTCCGAGAAATGCGATGGGCAAGCTTGACAGACCGAAGCTGCAGAAGCTTGCCTTGAAACTTTTCAGCCGCTTGTAA